The Pararhizobium sp. IMCC21322 sequence CAGAATATAGGCCTGCTCACCATCGCTATATTTGATCAGCGCGATGAAAGCGGTGCGGTTTGGATCATATTCCAGACGCTCTACAGTCGCTTCAACGTTCAGTTTCGTGCGTTTGAAATCAATCACACGATAGGTACGCTTGTGACCACCACCACGACGGCGTGATGTAATGCGACCTGTATTGTTACGACCACCGGATTTGGAAAGTCCCTCAGTCAAAGTTTTGACTGGTTTACCCTTCCAAAGGCCGGACCGATCCACAATCACCAGCTGGCGCTGGCCCGGTGTATTCGGTTTGAACTTTTTCAATGCCATTGTTCTTGCCTATTCCCTTGTCGCAACCCGGCCTAAAGACCGGTCGTTACGTCGATGGTCTCACCGTCTTTCAACGTGACGACTGCTTTTTTCACGTCAGACTGGCGACCTTTGATACCGCGAAAGCGTTTGACCTTGCCCTTACGGACAAGTGTGTTGACCTTCTCGACCTTCACACCAAACAGTTTTTCGACTGCAGATTTGATTTCTGGTTTCGTCGCTGTCGGTGCCACGTTGAAAACAACTTGATTATGCTCGGAAGCATTGGTTGATTTCTCGGTGATAACCGGGCTGACGATAACGTCATATGCGGACAGCTTGATCATTTGAAACGCTCCTCAAGTGCACCAAGTGCAGCCTTTGTCAGAACCAGAACGTCACGACGCAGAATGTCGTAAACATTAATGCCCTGTATTGGCAGCACATCGAGCTGCGCAATGTTGCCGGCAGCACGTGCGAAGTTTTCATTCACCTCTGCGCCGTCAATCACCAATGCGTTGCTCACACCCAATTCCTTCAGCTTAGCTGTCAGAACCTTTGTCTTTGCGTCGGAAAGATTTGCATCTTCCAGCACGATCAACTCGGAAGCCTTGGCTTTTGTAGACAAAGCATGTTTCAGAGCCAGCGCCCGAACCTTTTTCGGAAGATCCGTTGCATGGTCACGAACAACGGGACCAAATGCACGGCCACCAGAACGGAACTGAGGCGCCTTTTTATTGCCGTGACGCGCGCCGCCAGAGCCTTTTTGCTTAACAAATTTCCGTGTCGAGCCAACAACATCACCACGGTTCTTCACCGCATGCGTGCCAGCACGACGCTTGGCCAGCTGATAGCGGACCATACGGTGCAGAATGTCAGTGCGTGGCTCAAGACCAAACACGTCATCTGCAACAGAGACGGACCCCGCATCGGCGCCATCAAGTGTTTTAACAGCGAGTTTCATTATTCTGCACTCTCTTCGCTAGCTGGCGCTTCTGCAGGCGCTTCTTCAGCAACAGGAGCCGTAGCGGATGCGCGAATGGCAGCCGGCATTGGAGCCTCAGCAGGAAGTGTGCGCTTGATCGCGTCAGAAATCATGATCCAGCCGCCCTTGGCACCGGGAACAGAGCCCCTTACCAGGATAAGTCCACGGTCTGCGTCTGTCTTTACGACAACCAGGTTCTGGGTGGTCACACGCTCAGCACCAAGATGGCCAGCCATCCTCTTGCCTTTGAAAACCTTGCCCGGATCCTGACACTGGCCGGTAGAACCGTGTGCCCTGTGGGAGACTGATACACCGTGAGAAGCACGCATGCCGCCAAAATTGTGACGCTTCATCGCACCGGCAAAACCTTTACCGATCGATGTGCCCACAACATCCACATATTGTCCGGAGACAAAATGGTCAGCGGTGATTTCTGCACCCACATCAACCAAACTGTCTTCGCTTACGCGGAATTCAGCCACACGACGCTTCGGCTCAACATTAGAGGCAGCAAAATGCCCCCGAAGAGCTTTCGGCGTGTTTTTAACCTTGCGGGTACCAACGCCGAGCTGAAGGGCTGTATAGCCATTCGACTCCACTGTACGTTGAGCCACAACTTGGCAATTGTCCACTTTAAGGACAGTTACCGGAATGTGTTCCCCAGCGTCGCTATAGACGCGGGTCATACCCATTTTTTGTGCGATAACACCAGAGCGCCTGGTCATCTTCATTCCCCCGCCGCTTTAAAGCTTGATCTCGACGTCGACACCGGCCGCAAGGTCGAGCTTCATAAGCGCGTCCACTGTCTGCGGTGTCGGGTCGATGATGTCGAGAAGACGCTTATGTGTCCGAATTTCGAACTGTTCGCGACTTTTCTTGTCGATATGAGGTGAACGGTTCACCGTGAATTTTTCTATGCGTGTCGGCAGTGGTACTGGGCCACGCACCTGAGCACCTGTGCGCTTAGCTGTGGAGACGATTTCTTTCGTCGACACGTCTAGCACGCGGTGGTCGAACGCCTTTAGGCGAATGCGGATGTTTTGACCGTTCATGGATCTGTCCTTTGAAGACCTGCCCCTTGGCTTTAGATGCCGGGCAGGTCCGAATGGCTCTTAAGTATTATTCGATGATGCTTGCAACGATGCCGGCACCGACGGTACGTCCGCCTTCACGAATGGCGAAGCGCAGGCGCTCTTCCATTGCGATTGGCACGATCAGCTCGACATCCATTTCGATGTTGTCGCCAGGCATGACCATTTCTGTACCTTCTGGAAGCTGAACAACACCGGTCACATCCGTTGTACGGAAGTAGAACTGTGGACGGTAGTTGGTCAGGAATGGTGTGTGACGACCACCCTCTTCCTTCGTCAGAATATAAGCTTCTGCCTTGAACTTCGTGTGTGGCTTAACCGTACCAGGCTTACAAAGAACCTGACCACGCTCAACATCTTCACGCTGAACACCACGCAACAAAGCACCAATGTTGTCACCAGCCTGGCCACTGTCCAGCAGCTTGCGGAACATTTCAACACCGGTACAGATCGATTTCTGTGTGTCACGGATGCCAACGATTTCAATCTCGTCACCAACCTTGATAACGCCACGCTCAACACGGCCCGTTACAACCGTACCACGACCGGAAATCGAGAACACATCTTCAATCGGCATCAGGAACGTCAGATCAATCGGACGTTCCGGCTGAGGAATGTAATCATCCACAGTCTGCATCAAAGCGCGAATGGCATCTTCACCCATCTTCGCATCGCCGCCCTCAAGAGCAACAAGCGCAGACCCCATGGTCACTGGAATATCATC is a genomic window containing:
- a CDS encoding 50S ribosomal protein L23, with protein sequence MIKLSAYDVIVSPVITEKSTNASEHNQVVFNVAPTATKPEIKSAVEKLFGVKVEKVNTLVRKGKVKRFRGIKGRQSDVKKAVVTLKDGETIDVTTGL
- the rplD gene encoding 50S ribosomal protein L4; amino-acid sequence: MKLAVKTLDGADAGSVSVADDVFGLEPRTDILHRMVRYQLAKRRAGTHAVKNRGDVVGSTRKFVKQKGSGGARHGNKKAPQFRSGGRAFGPVVRDHATDLPKKVRALALKHALSTKAKASELIVLEDANLSDAKTKVLTAKLKELGVSNALVIDGAEVNENFARAAGNIAQLDVLPIQGINVYDILRRDVLVLTKAALGALEERFK
- the rplC gene encoding 50S ribosomal protein L3, which codes for MTRRSGVIAQKMGMTRVYSDAGEHIPVTVLKVDNCQVVAQRTVESNGYTALQLGVGTRKVKNTPKALRGHFAASNVEPKRRVAEFRVSEDSLVDVGAEITADHFVSGQYVDVVGTSIGKGFAGAMKRHNFGGMRASHGVSVSHRAHGSTGQCQDPGKVFKGKRMAGHLGAERVTTQNLVVVKTDADRGLILVRGSVPGAKGGWIMISDAIKRTLPAEAPMPAAIRASATAPVAEEAPAEAPASEESAE
- the rpsJ gene encoding 30S ribosomal protein S10, whose translation is MNGQNIRIRLKAFDHRVLDVSTKEIVSTAKRTGAQVRGPVPLPTRIEKFTVNRSPHIDKKSREQFEIRTHKRLLDIIDPTPQTVDALMKLDLAAGVDVEIKL
- the tuf gene encoding elongation factor Tu, with amino-acid sequence MAKEKFERNKPHANIGTIGHVDHGKTTLTAAITKFFGEFKAYDEIDGAPEEKARGITISTAHVEYETEARHYAHVDCPGHADYVKNMITGAAQMDGAILVVSATDGPMPQTREHILLARQVGVPSLVVFMNKVDQVDDEELLELVEMEIRELLSMYEFPGDDIPVTMGSALVALEGGDAKMGEDAIRALMQTVDDYIPQPERPIDLTFLMPIEDVFSISGRGTVVTGRVERGVIKVGDEIEIVGIRDTQKSICTGVEMFRKLLDSGQAGDNIGALLRGVQREDVERGQVLCKPGTVKPHTKFKAEAYILTKEEGGRHTPFLTNYRPQFYFRTTDVTGVVQLPEGTEMVMPGDNIEMDVELIVPIAMEERLRFAIREGGRTVGAGIVASIIE